TCCCTGGGTCCTTCCCTGGCTTCCggattggtaccactactgcctcCCAGCTGCCTGGTAGTTTCCCCTCCTCCCACACGTTGATGTACAACACCAATACCTTATCCAGTGCCCCATCAAGAAGATGGGTCGACATAACATAGCACACCTCATCTTTCCCAGGTGAAGATAACCCAGCCTTACCTATTGCCCTTTTCACCTCTGCCATGGTAAATGGTGCATTCAACACATCATTTACATCCTCCCTCCTATCCAGCACTCCTGGGTGctcctctcttgttctctctctccccctctgcccctcctctgACAAATGTGCTGTTCTATGCACTTGGACAAACATTTTGGCCATCATCTCTGCCTTCTCATCTGTTACTGCCATATCCTCCCCATTCGTCAACACTGGATAATCTCACTCCCTTCTAACCCCACTTCTCCCACAGGTGTCGCCCTTCCAATGGTGTCACAGAACCGACGCCAACATGACCTCGTTGCCTGACGGAttgttctcctcaccagggcctgcttatactgaatcagaTGTTGGAAGTCATGCGTCCTTTTCAGTATTCTAAATGGCCTCTTTCTACTCCTCACCATTGCCCCACACTCCTCCGTCCACCATGGGActgctttcctcctcctccttcctgaaCTCTTAGGTATAGCCTCACTAGCTGCCCCAACTCAGTTATTCATACTATCCACATCCCCTCTTATATCCACCGAGCCATCACCTGCTCACTCAGCTCCTGAAACTGATCCCACTTTGCCCTTCCAAACACCCACCTGTCTACTCCACTGACACCTCCTCCAACCTACTGTACATAGTATGGGGTGATGATCACTCCCTAATGTCAACTCCTCCCATACATTCCACTCAAAAGATTCCTGCCATCACACTAGATACCAGAGTGAAGTCCAAGGCAGACTCTTTCCCTGTGGCTACATCAATCCTGGTCCCTCGGCTATCATTCAGGCACACCACATCTTTCATTTCTATCAGCTTTTCCATCACTTGGCCATTTCCATCCATCCGTTTCCCCACACCACATTACCTTACATCTATCCTGGCCCTCCATCCTCTCCAGCTCCAAACGAGATCAACGCTGGTACACACATTTTGACGTTGAACTGTACGCAATGACGTCTCAGCGTGTTCGAGGGGATCAGACACATAAGACACTGCGCAAAAGTAGTACTGCACCCAGACCACCAGGGGGATCAGATTAGTTAATTTTGTTGCGGGCGGTCTTCATTTTTataatattttacatttatttaactaggcaagtcagttcaaaacaaattcttatttacaatgacagccaaacccCCACCTTCTTCATTGAAGAACATAGGTCATTTACTAATTATAAAATCTCTAATCACaatattaaaaatacatttgaatatgTGATCATCTGGTTTCTGAGCATGCAAGCATGTTTTTCCCTTTCTACTTCCCTCGCTCTCCTCCCTTCATAATGTTAAAACATGTTTTGGATGGACAACTAGGGTAAGGCCATGGCGCATTTGATTGATGATTAGTTATGTTACTCTTGAAACGTAATTAGATTGATGTGCTTGTGATTTTGCCATTTCCAATCGTTCACTGTATGGGAAATTGATGTTGTCTTTGTGTCTCTCCTGAGCAAAAACAAAAAGTTGATCAATGCAAAAACCGAACCAAAACCAAACATCAGAGTGGGTAAATAAATTAGACAAAGGAAAACGTATCATCTATCTTTATTAATATAGATACCAGCAGGTTTACATAAATATAATTGCAAGAGTATAGAAATGCCCCAACAAaagcaaaaatacattttatatagattcatttttttaaaggtaATATTTAACAGTTGTTCACATGGTAGCTAAAAACACAGGTGATATGCACTCCCCATACCTATAACCTGTCAGTGCTATCAACAGGTTCACTACTATCcccagaaaaaaaaaaacaatggaaATAAAGCAGACTTTCACATCAAACCAAAGCCAGACAGGTTAAGGGGACACAAACAGAACAGTGTGTGAACAGACTAACTGATGACATTTACAATAAAAACAAAACACCCATGATGAAAATTCTGAATGACAAGTTTGTTTGAATTAGGTGAAATGTGTTTGTCTTGACTGACACAATCCcaatcataaaaataaaaacaaatcccgGTGGCACACAGTATCAATACTATTTCAAAAAGTTACATAAAGAATTAACATAATTACAATATTTCATTATAGTTTCCCCTTTGCACTGATCAAGAGAGGCTAGATAGatacaatatatattaaaaaagtaACAGATATACATTTATATTGAATCAAGCTGCATAGCAGTTTGAGACAAAACTTCAATTGCACCGACGTTAAACAAATGCAATTCATATTTTCGTGAAAATAAATCAGATGCACAACAAATTGCACAACACTATACATTTATCTGGTCACTCATTTCTGTACGGCATTTGAAGCACACAAGTTTTATGGCTTACAAGATACTAGTTATCAAGGGCTAATAACCACTGACAATAGTGTCACAGTGGTGAATAAAACAGGCAGCACTGGTACAAGATAAATCTGGTCTCTACTATAAAAGTTTGTCAAGGCACAAGTATATCATCAATACTGAGCAATACTTCTAAAATATATTTGCTGTACACTGTGATGTCATAAATCATTGGTTAGTCTGGGTGCAAATATGGTAAAAATATAGCTGAACTTTCAAGGTGACCCCTGTATTTCTGTAGTCATTGGTTGAGTAGGAAAAGTCATTCATTTTTAGGTCTTCAATAAATTAAACCTTTACCGGCACAATAAAGTATAGCGCCACTCAATTACAAAGACTCATGTCATCATCACTGTAAAACATGTAGCCTACTTGACAAACAGCCCTCCTATTTTGTCAAAGCTCATACTACATGGGATATTCATGGGTTACATTTGAAAATAGGTATTTTTTCCCTCAATATGCTTATGCTTGAAAATAACAATCTTATTGTGTATTCATAACACAAAACATTAACATGTTGCTGCCAAAATATTGTATGTATACTATATATAAAGAATGTACTTTATCATTGTAATTGGTCCAATGTTGAGTAAGGTGGCCTGATTAGCAACCTGCTCGGGTTGAGGTAACAAACACATTCTGCGTTTGGAGTTTTTTGTAAACCCTGTTAACAAATATTTAATAGATGCTGTTTTAACTGTCTGTATGGCTTTATAACTGGCATAGTTGTCCAATAACTTCCTGCACTTTCCTTATTCAAGAGGTGAAATAAGATGTAGATGTGACAGTATAGGTTCAATGTTTCACGAATGATATCACAAGGGTTTGACTTTAAACTATCAGATTTGGACAAACATACTGTACAATTGATCTCAACCTGGCATATGAACGGAAATCTATCAAAGGGAAGAAAACAATGCACAGGAATGTACATGTGACTCAGTGTACATGGTAGATTTTAACTCCCTCAATCATAAAGTTGTATCCCTGTCCTCACATCTACAAGGAGAAGATAAGCTTCACTGACAGATATGTCACACAAGACCACAGCCAACTACAGTTTCAACAGGTGGGAAAGGGCCAAATCCACATAACTAATATTCATACAAGAGTTAAATCAGAACCAAACTTGTACATCAAGTCATTTGTGGGACACAATTTAGACAATATCTaagacaaaaaatacaaaataaattagATATGATTTCTGAAAAGATGTATTAGAACTACACCAGTAAAAAAGATATAAAATATTTGTAAATCTTATAAAAATTTACAAATACTCATGACTATTGCAAACAAAACTACTAGTATTTCACAAGAGTTGAAGAAAGCCAATCACAGACAGCTCTTTTCTCCAAAGCAACTTAACGGTTCATTCTTCATGAGTAGGGTCCCTTTAAATATCTAAAAGAACACAGCTCAAGCTCTGGGATGGAGAATATGGGGCCCCACCAATCACATTACTAAAAATAGTTTAAATACTCTCCATTTAAAAAATCTGCTTGTTTTTAAAATGAATAAAAGGTAAAAATGTTAAGAACACACAATAAAAGATAATActaagagagaaagatggaggcaCTCAACGAAGCTGTTATTGTTGTCATCAGAGACCAGCCCCTTGTTCATGTGTATACTCAGATTCAGACTAAAAACAAGACACAATCTTACTGTTGGCTCCACTCCTGCCCAATACTCACATATAAAGAATAAAAGCACAAACCAGTTTGGCAGCAGTACAGGTGTAgggtcttaatttgagccagtttgctacagcagaaaaataatcctgcagcaaaaggaaatgtgaattattctgtggattataattaatggacatttttgtaggggttgatacatttttcattagagtaaatcaagtctgaaatttcaaagtcgaaattacaaactttagaagcctttttaaaagggtttaggggagggtttgtccttgtcccatcgcgctctagagactccttgtggcaggccgggcgcacgCATGGCTGACTTTGGTCGTCAGCTGTacggcgtttcctccgacacatttgtgcggctggcttccgggtcaaGCGAGCTGTGTGTctagaagcagtgcggcttggcagagtCGTGTTGCAGTTGCagagttgcagcgatggtacaagactaactaccaattggatatcacgaaattgggggtaaaaagtacaacaaaaatatatactaaaatacaaataataataataaaaacgttTGTATTTCTTgcagtgcaggaaaattctcagcaacaaaagagtgttCAAATTAAGATAATACATCTGTATATCACGCCTGACACTAATAATCCAACTACAAACAACCATTCATGGTCAAGGCAAAACAGATAACTGCTCCAGTCACTTTCACCACTTTCTTCCTGTCAAAACATGGCGAGTCTCAAATGACAAATATGAACACACCAATCAATATGAGCCATAAAACTGGCCATTCATGAAGACGAAAAACGAGGCTGTGACTTGAGGCCTTGACTCAGGTCCTGGGGTGGCCCACTGTAGGCAAGAGAGTTGGTGTTTTACAGTAAGACAAACATACGGAAAACTCCTCTCTGATCTATGGATAAAAGTCCAGTTTGTGCGTGCCAGACGTGAGCGAATACAAACATCTTCCATGGAGACATCATTACAAAACAACACATTATCTACATTTGCGATAGAATGATACAAATAACAATATACTCTTTAATTACATCAATCAGACAACCGTGCGCACTGGTATATAGTACACATATATGGTTATGATCTATTCAAAATGTAGGCCTATTATTTAATTATGTAGACTGGAAATGAATAATTTAAAGACTGGATGATTTTTTTTCTCTTGATCCACATTGACCCTAATCTAGAGCATCTCTCGTACTCCAGAGTCTAATCAGGGAAAGATATCCATGGTGTAATACTCAAATACTTGAGTTATTCTCAGGAATGGGTAATGGAGAGATGGCTGCCAATAAGAAACTGGTATTTCATGAAAGgaacaataaaaaaaactaaagcCATAACTCAAAACACATGCATGAGTAATAAAGTTGTCGAGATGTACTGACTAAATAGCTGACTAGCGAATGCATAGGCCAACTTAATGAGTAACTGGCCACAAAAGGAAAGCATCGTAAAGTGCTATAAGAACTAAAGTCAAAATATCTTACAAAGGTTATTTTTCACGAATTGTACATTTTCTTTTGCTATTTCCTAAAATACTTTTAATATCGTATAAAAAGGACAACAATGCGTTATAAACAATTGTGAGCCCACACTCTGGTCCTGGAGAAGACAGTGCTGTGCTCGCTTCCACCACCATCCTTATAAAACCACACCGCAAAGTGCTGCTCTGAGAACTGATGAGTTAGCCAAACATTACATAGTGTCATGTTTCAATAAAAGCTGGAGGCGACTAGCTGCGAGATACACTGAACACACTGACAGTTGTGGGGTAACTACAACCTATGTCCTATTTTGAGGACTGGTGCCCCGCTCGGCGCCACTGTGGAGCATCTACACATGAAGACTGTCCTCGGAGAAAAAGGCCGCTGAGGCTTACATGTAACTTGGAGTTTGGACAGGAGCCCACCGTTGAGTTTGTTTTCATTCTTCTGCCATCTGTAATGGGGGTCCACACCGGGGGGGGGTCTTCTGCCGTCTGTAATGGGGGTCCACACCGGGGGAGGTCTTCTGCCATCTGTAATGGGGGTCCACACCGGGGGGGTCTTCTGCCGTCTGTAATGGGGGTCCACACCGGGGGAGGTCTTCTGCCATCTGTAATGGGGGTCCACACCGGGGGTCTTCTGCCATCTGTAATGGGGTCCACACCGGGGGGGGTCTTCTGCCGTCTGTAATGGGGGTCCACACCGGGGGGTCTTCTGCCATCTGTAATGGGGGTCCACACCGGGGGGGTCTTCTGCCATCTGTAATGGGGGTCCACACCGGGGGTCTTCTGCCATCTGTAATGGGGGTCCACACCGGGGGGGGGTCTTCTGCCGTCTGTAATGGGGGTCCACACCGGGGGAGGTCTTCTGCCATCTGTAATGGGGGTCCACACCGGGGGGGTCTTCTGCCGTCTGTAATGGGGGTCCACACCGGGGGAGGTCTTCTGCCATCTGTAATGGGGGTCCACACCGGGGGTCTTCTGCCATCTGTAATGGGGTCCACACCGGGGGGGGTCTTCTGCCGTCTGTAATGGGGGTCCACACCGGGGGGTCTTCTGCCATCTGTAATGGGGGTCCACACCGGGGGGGTCTTCTGCCATCTGTAATGGGGGTCCACACCGGGGGTCTTCTGCCGTCTGTAATGGGGGTCGGTCCACACCGGGGGGGTCTTCTGCCATCTGTAATGGGGGTCCACACCGGGGGTCTTCTGCCATCTGTAATGGGGGTCCACACCGGGGGTCTTCTGCCATCTGTAATGGGGGTCCACACTGGGGGTCTTCTGCCATCTAATGGGGGTCCACACTTGGGGTCTTTTGCCATCTGTAATGGGGGTCCACACTGGGGGTCTTCTGGGCTCCTAAAGGGAGGGACAATTACATGTTTAACGGACATAGAAGCATGTAAACAGTAGTCAGTGACTCAAATTTGAACTAGAATTCCAAATGGTTAATCCTGCTTTCTGAGATACCCTCAAAGATGTTTAAACTGAACAACCGTTTTAAACACATTGGTAAATCAAACTTTGAAAATGTTTATATAGAGATGAGCATTcacctgaaacctatagcaggcCTAGTAGGAGCGAGTGAGGTTGTTGCCCTGCTCCTGCAGGCTGACAAGCAGGTCATCTATCTTCTCCATGTTCTGGGAGGCGGTCATGCTGTTCTGCATGCTCCCTGACTCAGACATGGACTGGTTGAGCAGCGACTGGATCTgggcctcgctctctctctggttctgacCAGACTGACTGATGGCAATGATCTGATCAGACAGAGTGGTTCCAGGAGAGTTTATCAGCTGGCCACACTCTGTATGGGGAAGAAAGGGATAGTCACTGACTACATGTCACATGAAATGTTAACAAAAACCAAACAATGTCATATGCTTTTCTGGAGCATATTAAAAAAAAGACGACATTTGATAAAAGGACAGATCACATAATCATGAATCCTTACCGTTCTGAATCCCAAAGAGGAAGAGGCCTGGCTGCTGGGCCTCGCTGGGCTGGTTAAGGCTCCCACTGACTGCTGTCTGGAACAGAGACCCTGGCTGCTGCAcgggggaggaggtggtggtctGCAGGCCTGCCACCCCATTCTGAGTGCTGAAGATGCCTGTCTGCGGGAGCTCCTGGGCAGCCATGCAACCCTGCATGGCAGCCATGTTGGATTGGGGCATGAAGAGAGAGACGGGCTGCTCTGGGCCGTTGTTGGAGCTGGTGACCAGCTGCATGGGCTGCTGCTCTTGGAACAGGCCCTGCTGGCGAGGCTCTGAGGGGTTCCCCACCACCTGGCTCTGGTCCTGGAAGGCCATGGGCTCAGAGGATTCCTGCTGGCTAACCGTCACCATGCTGGCCTGAGAGAACAGCATGGAGGGGTTTTGGGGCTCCTGAGAGTTCAGGCTGCTGCTGCTCATGGGGGGCATCTGGCCACTGAACAGCAGACTGGGGGGCTGCTCTGGAGTGGAGAGGGGGTTGCTGCAGAACAGTAGGCCGGCCTGCTGCGTCTGAGAGAGAGTGTTTGCAGGTGGATGAGGGGAGATGTTCTGAAACATGGAGTTCGGCTGAGgtggctggggctgaggctgggaggGCTGCTGCTGCTCCATGGGGGTCCCCTGCTGGATGGGGGAAAGCTGGGTCTGTGCCTGGAACACTGACTGGGGTTCAGGGGCAGAGGTCTGCAGGGCACTGAGGAAGgccagctgctgctgctggctgccGCTAGCGGAGAGCTGCCCAGGTAGGGCACTTTGGGGGAGGAACAGGTTGGCGGCAGAGGGGGGCTGCTCTGGGGAGAGGCTGGTCCTACTCAACACTGTCAGGGTGTTCTGGAAGAGGGTTGCCTGGACCTGCTCCTGAGTGGGAGAGGCCTTCTGAGTGTGGAACAGCGCCCCCTGTGGGTCCTGTGCCTCAGCCAGGGGGCTGGGGTTATggaagaggggtggagagggatgagAAGGGGTCTGATGGAGGAAGTTGGTCTGAATGGAGAGGAGCTCATTGGCTTGCTGAAAGAGTGCTGCTTGCTGCTGATGCTGCTGTTTCTGTTGTTGCCTCTGCTGCTGTTGGGCCTGCTGAAAGAGGGAACCATGGTTCTGCACCATGCCCTGCTGGGAACCCTGCTGTTCAGCGTTCTCACCTCGAGAACCGCCCTGGAATATGCCACACCGCATTGGCATCTGTGATTTAAACAGCTCCTGCCGCAGGTTCTCCAACActtgctgttgctgttgttgctgctggtgTTGAATTTGTTGCTGTTGAATTTGTTGCTGTTGAATTTGTTGCTGCTGaatctgttgttgttgctgtagtTGCTGTTGCTGAATTTGTTGTTGCTGAatttgttgctgctgttgttgctgaatttgttgttgttgaatctgtTGCTGTTGTCGCTGTTGCTGCTGGCTGCAGTACCCTTTGGCCTGCAGTTGTCTCACTGCTTGTTCCAGTTGGGCAACATCGTCTGGGGGGAATATGGGCAGCTGGTGCTGCTGGGGGGCAGGTTGAGGGGCCTCCACCTGTTGACTGAGCCTCCCTACCGCCCCAGCGTTGTTGCCAGCCCTGTCCTGCCCCAGCCCCTCTCTGGGCTCCAGGAGGAACTGCTGAGGCCCAGGTTGGAGTAGAGAGTCTGCAGGCACGGGGAAGGAGTTGGTGGGAGCGATGTCCTGCTTCTGTATGGTGCTCAGGGCCTCTGCAGTGTTGAAGACTGCTGTTTGGGATTCGTCAGGGTCACTGGCAGGCCGCGGCAAGGAGTTGGAGAACGGGCTGTTGTTGGGGGGAAGGTTGGAACTCATGTCCAGCGTCTGCTGGGCCGAACACATGACATCGGGGGTCCGCTGagaatacaaaaaaaacagatgATACCTGCTAGCTTTTCATATATATTGGGGGAAAGATCGATATGGTTCATATGGATATGATTCTACTATCTAATGAGGCATTACCACAGCCAAGGCTGATGAATGCATTTGTAGAGCTTTTACCTTGAACACGCCAGCAGAAGGGAGGTTGCTGGAGACCTCCATTGGAGTGACCTCTTCTCTCTTCACAAGAGGCAACAGTGGGGGCATCAAGGCACCATCAATTACTGTGGGGGCATGAATGACAATGTTACAATTTTGTCATAGCCAAGATACAGGAGTACATtgacacccccacacacacctatacaTTACAAACAAGAACACACAATACAGCATGTACACAGCATGGTAGAGATATACTATACCTTTCATCCGTTGATCAAAAGAGCAGGGCTTGCCTGGAGATGGAACTTCTTTCTTCACAGATATGTCCACTGAGACGTACACAAATAAGCAGGTTGAGTTATGGACATGCAAATCAGATGACCTTATTCTTTATACCCAGTCTCATTCTCCCTCGCCTGCATGTCAGGTTTTCATATacaaaaatataatataatatgaaATGTTACTGTATAGAGTGAAAAACAATCAGGAATAAATCTGTATGACTTGACTGTTTTGTATAGGGCGCTGCCTAATCCGGTATCATGtttagtacatactgtatatagaagggtactttttttttatttagatGGATCATCTACACTTCCATGTTTTGTTTCATTGTTTTTAGTTCCTTTCTCTGTCACTTCCTGCTCGCTCATTGATAGTTCGTGCCACAGTGCCCAAAGGACGTTTTGACGCCTGGAAGTGATGAGAAAAAAGGAGGAGACAAATACCCCCCTGTTCCCGAGAGGACATGGCTTCCTGTACCAAGGACTGTAATGGTAAATTTAGAGCAGGCTAGAGGATATATCCACCTAATACAGTAGTGGTGGTAGAGTAATGGTTGTAATTTACACTGGCTGAAGACAAGCTCTGAGGAAATTTCGCTTTGGTCCTAATGTGGCACAGAAGGTGAAACAAAAGAACATTTGTTCATTGACTTATCACAGACCTGGTTCTGGAGTGTATGTAAAAGGCTGCACGTCATGGGATCGGCCAGCATTGGTTACCACGTAGATTCCCACACACACTGCAGACGCGATGGCTGGGTTCTGGTAAGGAGGAACCTTCACAATCAAGTGATTCTGAGGGGAAACGCATAACAGACAAATCCACTTAGCCAA
This region of Salmo trutta chromosome 29, fSalTru1.1, whole genome shotgun sequence genomic DNA includes:
- the LOC115167275 gene encoding nuclear factor of activated T-cells 5 isoform X3; translation: MAECPRESVYDLLPKELQLPSSTQQNPAAAMSQKSGGEALPPPSAALDSDATTVSSSMTMGGPRSAFPTSSSSIVHSTTSATDQTSAHTGIAAPDEGVSSRAVPEMLGAEGGTGNSGSAGGGRAGGGRAGGEKGGGAGSIGGGGRGGASQEAQQHHQMTPSKRRTVLNISPPPEDLFDDSRMSCQEDQLQDSEQSNSIWMDDSASNFSIVSSSSYNDNTEVPRKSRKRTPRQRPGPKPASAEEASMDVFDADSAKGPHFVLSQLGSDSKACTKGSSADGSQTTHQKGGTLASQFPQKSEGKELKILVQPETQHRARYLTEGSRGSVKDRTQQGFPTLKLEGVNEAVVLQVFVGNDAGRVKPHGFYQACRVTGRNTTACKEVDIEGTTVIEVSLDPSNNMTLAVDCVGILKLRNADVEARIGVAGSKKKSTRARLVFRVNIPRPDGSVLTLQTPSSPILCTQPAGVPEILKKSLHSCSVRGGEEVFIIGKNFLKDTKVIFQENVSDEKSWKAEAEIDMELFHQNHLIVKVPPYQNPAIASAVCVGIYVVTNAGRSHDVQPFTYTPEPVDISVKKEVPSPGKPCSFDQRMKVIDGALMPPLLPLVKREEVTPMEVSSNLPSAGVFKRTPDVMCSAQQTLDMSSNLPPNNSPFSNSLPRPASDPDESQTAVFNTAEALSTIQKQDIAPTNSFPVPADSLLQPGPQQFLLEPREGLGQDRAGNNAGAVGRLSQQVEAPQPAPQQHQLPIFPPDDVAQLEQAVRQLQAKGYCSQQQQRQQQQIQQQQIQQQQQQQIQQQQIQQQQLQQQQQIQQQQIQQQQIQQQQIQHQQQQQQQQVLENLRQELFKSQMPMRCGIFQGGSRGENAEQQGSQQGMVQNHGSLFQQAQQQQRQQQKQQHQQQAALFQQANELLSIQTNFLHQTPSHPSPPLFHNPSPLAEAQDPQGALFHTQKASPTQEQVQATLFQNTLTVLSRTSLSPEQPPSAANLFLPQSALPGQLSASGSQQQQLAFLSALQTSAPEPQSVFQAQTQLSPIQQGTPMEQQQPSQPQPQPPQPNSMFQNISPHPPANTLSQTQQAGLLFCSNPLSTPEQPPSLLFSGQMPPMSSSSLNSQEPQNPSMLFSQASMVTVSQQESSEPMAFQDQSQVVGNPSEPRQQGLFQEQQPMQLVTSSNNGPEQPVSLFMPQSNMAAMQGCMAAQELPQTGIFSTQNGVAGLQTTTSSPVQQPGSLFQTAVSGSLNQPSEAQQPGLFLFGIQNECGQLINSPGTTLSDQIIAISQSGQNQRESEAQIQSLLNQSMSESGSMQNSMTASQNMEKIDDLLVSLQEQGNNLTRSY
- the LOC115167275 gene encoding nuclear factor of activated T-cells 5 isoform X1, whose protein sequence is MPSDFISLLSADLDLNSPKSLYSKESVYDLLPKELQLPSSTQQNPAAAMSQKSGGEALPPPSAALDSDATTVSSSMTMGGPRSAFPTSSSSIVHSTTSATDQTSAHTGIAAPDEGVSSRAVPEMLGAEGGTGNSGSAGGGRAGGGRAGGEKGGGAGSIGGGGRGGASQEAQQHHQMTPSKRRTVLNISPPPEDLFDDSRMSCQEDQLQDSEQSNSIWMDDSASNFSIVSSSSYNDNTEVPRKSRKRTPRQRPGPKPASAEEASMDVFDADSAKGPHFVLSQLGSDSKACTKGSSADGSQTTHQKGGTLASQFPQKSEGKELKILVQPETQHRARYLTEGSRGSVKDRTQQGFPTLKLEGVNEAVVLQVFVGNDAGRVKPHGFYQACRVTGRNTTACKEVDIEGTTVIEVSLDPSNNMTLAVDCVGILKLRNADVEARIGVAGSKKKSTRARLVFRVNIPRPDGSVLTLQTPSSPILCTQPAGVPEILKKSLHSCSVRGGEEVFIIGKNFLKDTKVIFQENVSDEKSWKAEAEIDMELFHQNHLIVKVPPYQNPAIASAVCVGIYVVTNAGRSHDVQPFTYTPEPVDISVKKEVPSPGKPCSFDQRMKVIDGALMPPLLPLVKREEVTPMEVSSNLPSAGVFKRTPDVMCSAQQTLDMSSNLPPNNSPFSNSLPRPASDPDESQTAVFNTAEALSTIQKQDIAPTNSFPVPADSLLQPGPQQFLLEPREGLGQDRAGNNAGAVGRLSQQVEAPQPAPQQHQLPIFPPDDVAQLEQAVRQLQAKGYCSQQQQRQQQQIQQQQIQQQQQQQIQQQQIQQQQLQQQQQIQQQQIQQQQIQQQQIQHQQQQQQQQVLENLRQELFKSQMPMRCGIFQGGSRGENAEQQGSQQGMVQNHGSLFQQAQQQQRQQQKQQHQQQAALFQQANELLSIQTNFLHQTPSHPSPPLFHNPSPLAEAQDPQGALFHTQKASPTQEQVQATLFQNTLTVLSRTSLSPEQPPSAANLFLPQSALPGQLSASGSQQQQLAFLSALQTSAPEPQSVFQAQTQLSPIQQGTPMEQQQPSQPQPQPPQPNSMFQNISPHPPANTLSQTQQAGLLFCSNPLSTPEQPPSLLFSGQMPPMSSSSLNSQEPQNPSMLFSQASMVTVSQQESSEPMAFQDQSQVVGNPSEPRQQGLFQEQQPMQLVTSSNNGPEQPVSLFMPQSNMAAMQGCMAAQELPQTGIFSTQNGVAGLQTTTSSPVQQPGSLFQTAVSGSLNQPSEAQQPGLFLFGIQNECGQLINSPGTTLSDQIIAISQSGQNQRESEAQIQSLLNQSMSESGSMQNSMTASQNMEKIDDLLVSLQEQGNNLTRSY